The Natrinema pellirubrum DSM 15624 region GTCGACGACCGCTTGGTACCCGCGGACGACGCCTGCTGCCTCGAGTTCCTCGATGGTTGCCTCGACCTCGTCTTCCTCGAGGTCGGTCATTCGCGCGATGTCGGCCGCGGAGTATCGCGCGTTCTCACGAAGCAACTCGAGCACCTCGCGTTCGCTCATACTGCCTGCAAGCGCGAGCGCGAGTAAAGGTCTAACGTTGTTCGTTCGTGAACGATCGTTCGGGATCCGACTACCGGTAGTTCTTGAACAACAGCGCCCGCACGTCGTCTTTCGTCTGGACCTGCTCGGTCGAGCCGTCCGGCAGATCGACGCTGTAGCGGTAGTCCGCCGAAGCCGCCTCTTCCCACTTGTCGTCGTGGGTCTCGAGTAGGCTCATCATCTCATCTAACATGTCGTCGTCGTCAGCGGAGCCGTCATCGTCGGAGCCGTCGTCGCCGTCGGTGTCGCTCTCGTCGTCCGCGTCGCTCTCGTCATCTCTCCCATCCTCGCCGTCGTCATCGGTTCCTTCGTCCGCGTCGCTCGTATCGTCGTCGGCCGGTTCCGCGGGATCGTCCGACTCGGACTCGCGGTCCTCGTCCCCGTCCGCGTCGTCCACGACCCCGTCGGTCCCCGTCGCCTCGCCCTCGACGTAGGAGACTTCCTCGAGGTCGTGGGGATCGGCCTCGCCGTCGATGGCGGCCCCGACCGAGGCCGCGACGTCGTCGGTCGCCGAGGAGTCGAACTCGCCGTCGGCCTCGAGTTCGATTTCCTCGTCCAAGTTGTCGATCAGGAACTGCACCGCGTCCTGCTCACGGACGAAGCCGTACTTGCCGACGACCGATTCGGAGATCTCCTCGCGGAGGTACTGGATGAACGCGTACTGTTCGTCGGTGACCTCGAGCGTCTTCATACCCAGTCGATGCGGCCGGGGGTACAAATATGTAAGTCGTCCCCGCGTCTCGAGGGACGGCGACCGCCCCGAACGTGAGACCTAAGGCCGAACGAGCCGAACCGACGACCATGGTTCTCCAGGAATCCGACTCCGAACTCGAGGCCGGCGACCCCGCCCCCGAGTTCGACCTCGAGGGCGTCGACGGCGAGACGTATTCGCTCGACTCCTTCGCCGACGACGAGGCGCTGCTGGTCGTGTTCACGTGCAACCACTGCCCGTACGCGCAGGCGAAGTTCGACCTGCTGAACGAACTGGCCGCCGAGTACGACGACGTCTCGGTCGTCGGGATCAACCCCAACGACGCCGCGGAGTATCCCGACGATTCCTTCGAGAAGATGGAGGCGTTCGTCGACGAGGGGAAAATCGAGTACGACGCCTACCTCCGCGACGAGAGTCAGGCGGTTGCGCGAGCCTACGGCGCAGTCTGTACGCCGGATCCGTTCCTGTTCGAACGCGAGGACGGCACGTTCAGGCTCGCGTACCACGGCCGGCTCGACGACGCGCCCAACCCCGACGACGAACCGAGTCGCTTCCAGATCCGCGAGGCGATCGACGCCGTGCTGGCCGGTGAGTCGCTCGACCTCGAGTGGCAACCCTCCCGGGGCTGTTCGATCAAGTGGAAAGAGGACTGAGTCGGTTCGACCTCCGAACGCCGCCCGCTTCCGCCCGTTCGTCCCCGGTCTTTAGTCCGTGGCCAGTGTAGTCGGACGTGTGAGTCAGCATCCGCGAACCAACGCGCTTCGGGAGACGCTCGAGTCCGGCGACGTAGCACTCGGCGTCCTCGAAAACACGTACAGCCCGACTGTCGTCGAACTCTACGCCGCGCTCGGCGTCGACTTCGTCTGGATCGACCTCGAACACGGCGGCCCGAGTCCGGTCGATGGCGGCCGGTTGGAGGAACTGCTCCGGGCGGCCGACGGCACGGATACCGAACTGCTCGTTCGGCTCCCCGATACCGATCCCGCGCTCGTACGGAAGGCACTCGACGCCGGCGTGCGAAACGTCTTTCTCCCCCGCGTCGGCAGTCGCGAGGAACTCGAGGCGGCGGTCCGGGCCGGCCGGTTCGAGTACGACGGTGAACCCGGTCGCCGGGGCATGGCCAACCCTCGAGCGAGCCGCTGGGGGCTGACCGACGACTACGTGACCAGCGAGGACGAGTCAGTTGTCGTCGGGGTCACGATCGAGACGCAGTCCGCGCTCGACGAACTCGACGACATCCTCGCCGTCCCCGAACTCGGATTCGTCTTCATCGGCCCGCTCGATCTCTCGGTCTCGCTGGGTCATCCGGGCGAATTCGACCATCCGGAGGTCGAGGAGGCCGTCGAACGGATCCGATCGGCCGCCATCGAGGCGGACGTCCCGGTCGGTGGCCTCGGCTTCGGGATGGACGACGTCAACGAAAAGGCGGAGAACGGCTATCAACTGCTGAACGTCGGGACGACGACCGGCGCGTTGCAGTCGGCGGTCACGGGCTGGCTCGACGGCTACGACGGAGCGTGACCGTCGGGGTACCTGCTTGCGGACCCGTTATCGCTGGGTTGCGCGTCGGTACTGGACCGGCCACTCTTTCGCGACCGCGTCGGGGTCACGCTCGAGGTCGCCGGTCGCGCGGAGCCCGAAGTACGGATCCCGCAGGAACTCGCGGCCGACGAGGACGAGATCGGCTCGCTCGTTGCGAATCAGGGCGTCGGCCTGTTCGGGCTCGGTGACGCCGCCGACCGCGCCGACGGCGACGTCCGCGCCCTCCCGGACCTGCTCGGCCAGCGGCACCTGAAAGTTCGGACCGCCCGAAATCGACTGGTCGGGGTGGAGCCCGCCGGAACTCACGTCGACTAGATCGACACCGAGATCGGCGAGGTCGTCGGCCAGTCGCACCGACTGTTCGATGTCCCACGACTCCCGATCGTCGAGCCAGTCCGTGCCCGAAATCCTGACGAAGACCGGCTTGTCGTCGGGCCAGACCTCACGAACGGCTGCGACTACTTCGCGGACCAGTCGGGTTCGGTTCTCGAAGCTCCCGCCGTAGTCGTCCTCGCGATGGTTCGTGACCGGCGAGAGGAACTCGTGGAGCAGGTAGCCGTGGGCCGCGTGGACCTCGGCGATCTCGAAGCCGGCCGCGAGCGATCGTTCGGCCGCCGCACGGTAGGCATCGATTACACCCTCGATGTCGTCCTGCTCGGCCTTCCGCATCGCCGGCCGATCGCCGTCGAAGGGCGGATAGGCGTCGGGCGACGGCGAGAGTACCTCCCAGCCGGCCGCCCCCGAGGGCCCCGTTTCGTCGGGCTGGATCGGGACGTGGCCCTCCCACGGACGTTCCTTGCTCGCTTTGTGGCCCGCGTGGGCGAGCTGGATCGCCGGCACGCCGCCCTGCTCCCGGATGAACTCCGTGATCGGCTCGAGGGCCTCGGCGTGGTCGTCGCTCCAGATGCCCAGGTCGTGGGGCGTGATCCGTCCCTCGGGGGAGACCGCGGTCGCCTCGGTCATGACGATGCCGGCCCCGCCGACGGCTCGGCTCCCGAGGTGGACGCGGTGCCACTCGGTCGGCAGCCCGTCGGGGTCACAGGAGTACTGACACATCGGCGAGACGGCGATTCGGTTCCGCGTCTCGAGATCGCGCAACGACAGTCCGGCAAGCAAGTCAGTCATCGACCGGTCGTATCCACGGCAGGAGGAAAACGGCCGCGGAGGGAGCGGGGCTTGCCGGCTCGCGTCGGCCCGACCGAACGCGATACCGGTATGATCGTCGCGGTTCCAGCACCGATATGGAGACGGTATCCGCCATCATGGACCGATTCGACGCGTCCCACCCGGTGATCGGCATGGTCCATCTCCCGCCGCTGCCCGGCGCGCCGGGGTTCGGCGACGGAGACGAGGACGACCGTGCGGCTATC contains the following coding sequences:
- a CDS encoding thioredoxin family protein, translating into MVLQESDSELEAGDPAPEFDLEGVDGETYSLDSFADDEALLVVFTCNHCPYAQAKFDLLNELAAEYDDVSVVGINPNDAAEYPDDSFEKMEAFVDEGKIEYDAYLRDESQAVARAYGAVCTPDPFLFEREDGTFRLAYHGRLDDAPNPDDEPSRFQIREAIDAVLAGESLDLEWQPSRGCSIKWKED
- a CDS encoding NADH:flavin oxidoreductase/NADH oxidase; this translates as MTDLLAGLSLRDLETRNRIAVSPMCQYSCDPDGLPTEWHRVHLGSRAVGGAGIVMTEATAVSPEGRITPHDLGIWSDDHAEALEPITEFIREQGGVPAIQLAHAGHKASKERPWEGHVPIQPDETGPSGAAGWEVLSPSPDAYPPFDGDRPAMRKAEQDDIEGVIDAYRAAAERSLAAGFEIAEVHAAHGYLLHEFLSPVTNHREDDYGGSFENRTRLVREVVAAVREVWPDDKPVFVRISGTDWLDDRESWDIEQSVRLADDLADLGVDLVDVSSGGLHPDQSISGGPNFQVPLAEQVREGADVAVGAVGGVTEPEQADALIRNERADLVLVGREFLRDPYFGLRATGDLERDPDAVAKEWPVQYRRATQR
- a CDS encoding HpcH/HpaI aldolase family protein; this encodes MSQHPRTNALRETLESGDVALGVLENTYSPTVVELYAALGVDFVWIDLEHGGPSPVDGGRLEELLRAADGTDTELLVRLPDTDPALVRKALDAGVRNVFLPRVGSREELEAAVRAGRFEYDGEPGRRGMANPRASRWGLTDDYVTSEDESVVVGVTIETQSALDELDDILAVPELGFVFIGPLDLSVSLGHPGEFDHPEVEEAVERIRSAAIEADVPVGGLGFGMDDVNEKAENGYQLLNVGTTTGALQSAVTGWLDGYDGA